A DNA window from Streptomyces sp. B21-083 contains the following coding sequences:
- a CDS encoding beta-ketoacyl synthase N-terminal-like domain-containing protein: MRFEPIAVVGRGCVMPDAPDPDTFWDNVLAGRVSLRETPQDRRRLSDTWALGDPADCVDRTWSRTAGYVTDFTASGPLDPSLDPVFHWTWHGAAAALREAGQERLLHRAGLVLGNLSFPTTGMASYAEHIWLRDQYLTSGGPPPDPRNRFMSGLPAHLAARELGLGLGGFALDAACASSLYAIGLACRKLQERRADLMVAGGVNSADDLFLQVSFCSLAAMSRSGSSRPFHRDADGLVPAEGAAFVALMRLDDALAAGAPVFGVIRGIGLSNDGRGSGLLVPSEDGQERAMRQAYEAAGVAPESVGLLECHATGTPVGDAVEVRSAARVFTDAGDLPVGSAKSNVGHLITAAGAAGLLKTLGALRAGIRPPTVGAEEPLAALSGTPLRLLHEPEEWTGPRRAAVSAFGFGGNNAHLIVDAWTGEDSGTPALPPPPRTLRMPEPIAVVAVGARVGDGRGMPDLRDALFAGERRDAARDTVEVALDGLRFPPLDLERTHAQQLLVLEAAREAADRTPLPGDRTMVLIGMGCDPEVARYITRWRIPELLDENETGTGNEVDAADLDRVRELRDAVQTAAQSASAVVGAMPNLVANRISAQLDLTGPGFTISAEEASGLVALEVGARALRAGDADAVLVGAVDLSHEPVHRAAQAELGRDDRPGDAAVVLVLKRLADARADGDPVLALLDTELAETPPSEDHNEDAVARRWTVGDPTQPDATPDHFDPADLFGRAHAASGLLAVVSSALALHHRAVPRAGAPARPALRARTAVAGVEPLGGPVRQIRLRAADRAPYLTELPRRVHVFSGDSRADVVRALTEGRESREGPARLALAAAGPEDLADRAEAARRWLAGEGGARPDLTAFRDRPVGGEVAFVFSGGSMAYAGMGADVMLAFPDLLAAVEERSGPLHGLVGWAHEGERPRPLHALDQIWGASVLGQLHARITRTLLRIKPNASLGYSSGESSALASLGAWTDVTGLSAQARRAQLFADGVVGELKVPRRAWRKLGVEGTVWASYQVEEPVERVRAAIGDEPGVHLMVVNTPDSCVFGGEASGCLRVLDRLGTTQALHIPYQVAAHVPELAEIRDTWWRMHHLPTTDVGVRFYTCSTSRWYRASADAAADALTEQALGPIDFGRTVEQAWEDGVRVFVEHGPRSHCAGWIRRVLGDREHVAVSLDAPVGRGISQLLRAALELVAAGVEADTDALCDRLAAARPEPRSASRRLTLPAHPPAIRLPGPGTPPSPEVMPRAPRLPSAPEYHAVQVQVPARDAVTHGAPGVVGDPDRILLPAPAAAPVPVPAQAPAAPAGVTPALGARTHHPATTAVMEARHLAVSAHRHFLAVQARVHEEFLATRQRAAAHLLAAHLNAAGSPPNAIGSPPPPLPAPPAPPAVATPAATRPPAAAEVPHGPVFTRADLERLATGPVSALFGPLFATQDHYRRQTRMPAPPMLLADRVTGIDAEPASMGTGTIRTETDVRLDSWYLDACGRMPAGIMVEAGQADLLLISWLGVDLLNRDKRVYRLLGCELTYHGSPPLPGETLRYEIHIDGHGEHGGIRLFFFHYDCYVGDELRLTMRGGQAGFFTDDELARTGGVLWDPATETPDPALPFDPPPVSSPVRSFGPDAVRAFTEGRPFDCFGAGWELTRSHIRSPRTGDGRMRLLHEMTEFDPAGGPWGRGCLRAVTPVSPDDWFFEGHFPEDPCMPGTLMFEGCLQAMAFHLAALGCTVDRDGWRFEPAPGNPVPMLCRGQVTPDSRKLTYEVFVSGLSTGPEPELVADVLCTVDGVKAFHARGVRLRLVPDWPLTHWRHLGPAAVQPTGAPVPHRALAGLAGHHETTAIAEAQGFLYDYASMLACAWGKPSEAFGAAYAPFDSARRLARLPGPPFHFMSRAVAVEGPAWVPKAGSTVEVEYDVPDEVWYFEQNGFAVMPLGVLMEVVLQASGWLASYVGSALGHDEDLLFRNLDGTGTVLREIRPGTEVLRTRTRLLDIAHSGDMIIETFGVECFADGEPVFTLTTMFGFFPPAAFENQIGLPPTDDERRALERPCDIRVDLGPRPAKYFDGPLHLPGPMLLMLDRVTGWWPDGGRAGLGRLRAEKDVDADEWFFKAHFFQDPVQPGSLGVQAMYQLLQFYAMESGLGDGLRRPRFEPVLPGRPVTWKYRGQVTPRNKTITVELEVTETGETERGPYAVAEAWMWADGTRIYRVTDLGIGLTEDDG; encoded by the coding sequence ATGCGCTTCGAACCGATCGCTGTCGTCGGACGCGGCTGCGTCATGCCCGACGCCCCCGACCCCGACACCTTCTGGGACAACGTCCTCGCGGGCCGGGTCAGTCTGCGGGAAACCCCGCAGGACCGCCGTCGCCTGTCCGACACCTGGGCACTCGGCGATCCGGCCGACTGCGTGGACCGGACCTGGAGCCGGACCGCCGGCTATGTCACGGACTTCACCGCCTCCGGTCCGCTGGACCCGTCCCTGGATCCCGTCTTCCACTGGACGTGGCACGGAGCCGCCGCCGCACTGCGGGAGGCCGGCCAGGAACGGCTGCTGCACCGCGCGGGACTGGTGCTGGGCAACCTGTCGTTCCCCACGACCGGCATGGCGTCCTACGCCGAACACATCTGGCTGCGCGACCAGTACCTGACGTCGGGCGGCCCACCGCCAGACCCCCGCAACCGCTTCATGTCCGGCCTGCCCGCGCACCTCGCCGCCCGCGAACTCGGCCTGGGACTGGGCGGGTTCGCCCTCGACGCGGCCTGCGCCTCGTCGCTCTACGCAATCGGGCTCGCCTGCCGGAAGCTGCAGGAGCGCCGGGCCGACCTGATGGTGGCGGGCGGGGTGAACAGCGCTGACGACCTCTTTCTCCAGGTCAGCTTCTGCAGCCTTGCGGCGATGAGCCGCAGCGGGTCGAGCCGGCCCTTCCACCGGGACGCCGACGGCCTCGTCCCCGCCGAGGGCGCCGCCTTCGTCGCCCTGATGCGTCTCGACGACGCCCTCGCCGCCGGAGCGCCCGTCTTCGGGGTGATCCGCGGGATCGGGCTGTCCAACGACGGCCGGGGCAGCGGACTGCTCGTCCCCTCGGAGGACGGCCAGGAACGGGCGATGCGGCAGGCCTACGAAGCCGCGGGCGTCGCCCCGGAGAGTGTCGGCCTGCTCGAATGTCACGCCACCGGCACGCCCGTCGGTGACGCGGTGGAAGTACGCAGCGCGGCGCGGGTGTTCACCGACGCGGGGGACCTGCCGGTGGGTTCGGCCAAGTCCAATGTGGGCCATCTGATCACCGCGGCCGGCGCCGCCGGGCTGCTGAAGACGCTGGGCGCGCTGCGTGCCGGGATCCGCCCGCCGACGGTCGGCGCGGAGGAACCCCTCGCGGCGCTCTCCGGCACCCCGCTGCGGCTGCTGCACGAACCCGAGGAGTGGACAGGGCCGCGCCGTGCGGCGGTCAGCGCGTTCGGCTTCGGCGGCAACAACGCCCACCTGATCGTCGACGCGTGGACCGGCGAAGACTCCGGAACCCCGGCGCTTCCCCCGCCCCCGCGCACCCTTCGGATGCCCGAACCGATCGCCGTCGTCGCCGTCGGCGCGCGGGTCGGTGACGGCCGGGGCATGCCCGATCTGCGGGACGCGTTGTTCGCGGGGGAGCGCCGGGACGCCGCCCGGGACACCGTGGAAGTGGCCTTGGACGGGCTGCGGTTCCCGCCCCTGGACCTGGAACGCACCCACGCCCAGCAACTCCTGGTCCTTGAGGCGGCCCGCGAGGCGGCGGACCGCACGCCCCTGCCCGGGGACCGGACCATGGTGCTCATCGGCATGGGCTGCGATCCCGAAGTGGCCCGGTACATCACGCGTTGGCGGATCCCGGAGCTGCTGGACGAGAACGAAACCGGGACCGGAAACGAAGTCGATGCCGCTGACCTCGATCGCGTACGGGAGTTGCGGGACGCCGTGCAGACGGCGGCCCAGTCGGCGTCCGCCGTGGTCGGGGCGATGCCCAATCTGGTCGCGAACCGGATCAGTGCCCAACTCGACCTGACCGGGCCAGGGTTCACGATCAGCGCGGAGGAGGCCTCCGGCCTCGTGGCGCTGGAGGTCGGCGCACGGGCACTGCGGGCGGGCGACGCCGACGCCGTGCTGGTCGGCGCGGTGGACCTCTCGCACGAGCCCGTCCACCGCGCGGCCCAGGCCGAACTCGGCCGGGACGACCGGCCGGGAGACGCGGCTGTCGTACTGGTGCTCAAGCGACTCGCCGACGCCCGCGCCGACGGCGACCCCGTTCTCGCCCTGCTGGACACGGAGTTGGCGGAAACGCCACCGTCCGAGGACCACAACGAGGACGCCGTCGCGCGGCGGTGGACCGTCGGGGACCCCACGCAGCCGGACGCCACACCGGATCACTTCGATCCGGCCGATCTGTTCGGCCGTGCCCACGCCGCGAGTGGACTGCTCGCCGTGGTGTCCTCGGCGCTGGCCCTGCACCACCGGGCCGTTCCGCGGGCCGGCGCTCCGGCCCGCCCCGCACTGCGTGCTCGGACCGCCGTGGCCGGGGTGGAACCGCTGGGCGGGCCCGTCCGACAGATACGGCTGCGCGCTGCCGATCGGGCCCCCTACCTCACCGAACTCCCGCGCAGGGTCCATGTGTTCTCGGGGGACAGCCGCGCGGACGTCGTGCGCGCCCTCACCGAGGGACGTGAGTCGCGCGAAGGGCCGGCCCGGCTGGCGCTGGCCGCCGCCGGCCCGGAGGATCTCGCCGACCGTGCCGAGGCGGCGCGGAGGTGGCTCGCCGGGGAGGGCGGCGCACGGCCGGACCTCACGGCGTTCCGTGACCGACCGGTGGGAGGCGAAGTGGCCTTCGTCTTCTCCGGGGGATCCATGGCGTACGCGGGTATGGGCGCCGACGTCATGCTGGCCTTCCCCGACCTGCTCGCCGCCGTCGAGGAGCGCAGCGGCCCGCTGCACGGGCTCGTAGGCTGGGCCCACGAGGGCGAGCGGCCCCGGCCCCTGCACGCGCTCGACCAGATCTGGGGCGCGTCCGTACTCGGCCAGCTGCACGCCCGGATCACCCGAACGCTGCTGCGGATCAAACCGAACGCCTCGCTCGGCTACTCCTCGGGCGAGTCCAGCGCGCTGGCGTCGCTCGGCGCCTGGACGGACGTCACGGGCCTGTCCGCGCAGGCCCGGCGGGCCCAGCTGTTCGCGGACGGTGTGGTGGGCGAGCTGAAGGTGCCGCGCCGTGCCTGGCGGAAACTGGGTGTCGAGGGCACGGTATGGGCGAGTTACCAGGTGGAGGAGCCCGTCGAGCGGGTGCGGGCCGCCATCGGTGACGAACCCGGGGTGCACCTGATGGTCGTCAACACCCCCGACTCGTGTGTGTTCGGCGGTGAGGCGAGCGGCTGCCTGCGGGTCCTGGACCGGCTGGGCACCACCCAGGCGCTGCACATTCCCTACCAGGTCGCCGCGCACGTACCGGAGTTGGCGGAGATCCGGGACACCTGGTGGCGGATGCACCATCTGCCCACCACGGATGTCGGTGTGCGTTTCTACACCTGCTCCACCAGTCGCTGGTACCGCGCGAGCGCCGACGCGGCGGCCGACGCGCTGACAGAACAGGCCCTGGGCCCGATCGACTTCGGCCGTACCGTAGAACAGGCATGGGAGGACGGTGTCCGGGTCTTCGTCGAACACGGTCCCCGCAGCCACTGTGCGGGATGGATCAGGCGGGTCCTGGGGGACCGCGAGCACGTCGCGGTGTCTCTGGACGCTCCCGTGGGCCGCGGCATCAGTCAACTGCTTCGAGCCGCACTGGAGTTGGTGGCGGCGGGAGTGGAGGCGGACACCGACGCCCTGTGCGACAGGCTGGCCGCGGCCCGGCCCGAGCCCCGATCTGCGAGCCGCCGGCTCACCCTGCCCGCGCACCCACCGGCGATCCGGCTGCCCGGTCCCGGCACCCCACCGTCCCCCGAGGTGATGCCGAGGGCACCCCGGCTTCCGAGTGCACCGGAGTACCACGCGGTCCAGGTTCAGGTCCCGGCGCGGGACGCGGTAACCCACGGCGCTCCCGGGGTGGTTGGGGATCCGGATCGGATCCTGCTCCCCGCGCCGGCCGCCGCTCCGGTGCCCGTCCCGGCCCAGGCCCCCGCCGCGCCGGCCGGCGTCACGCCGGCCCTCGGCGCCCGCACGCACCACCCCGCGACGACCGCGGTCATGGAGGCGCGGCACCTCGCCGTTTCCGCCCACCGTCACTTCCTCGCCGTCCAGGCCCGGGTGCACGAGGAGTTCCTGGCGACACGACAGCGGGCGGCGGCCCACCTCCTGGCCGCTCATCTGAACGCTGCCGGTTCGCCGCCGAACGCCATCGGGTCGCCCCCACCCCCGCTCCCCGCGCCGCCGGCTCCTCCGGCAGTGGCCACGCCCGCGGCCACACGACCCCCCGCCGCAGCCGAGGTACCCCACGGCCCCGTCTTCACCCGCGCCGACCTGGAACGTCTCGCCACCGGACCGGTGTCCGCCCTGTTCGGCCCCCTGTTCGCCACGCAGGACCATTACCGGCGGCAGACCCGGATGCCGGCGCCGCCGATGCTGCTCGCGGACCGCGTCACGGGGATCGACGCGGAGCCGGCGTCCATGGGCACCGGGACCATCCGGACCGAGACCGACGTCCGGCTCGACAGCTGGTACCTCGACGCGTGCGGACGTATGCCCGCCGGGATCATGGTCGAGGCCGGCCAGGCCGACCTGCTGCTGATCAGCTGGCTCGGGGTGGATCTGCTCAACCGGGATAAACGTGTCTACCGTCTCCTCGGCTGCGAACTGACCTACCACGGCAGCCCGCCGCTCCCGGGCGAGACACTCCGCTACGAGATCCATATCGACGGCCACGGCGAGCACGGCGGCATCCGGCTGTTCTTCTTCCACTACGACTGCTACGTCGGGGACGAACTCCGGCTGACCATGCGGGGCGGCCAGGCGGGCTTCTTCACCGACGACGAACTCGCGCGCACCGGCGGCGTGTTGTGGGATCCGGCGACCGAGACCCCTGACCCCGCGCTGCCCTTCGACCCGCCACCCGTCAGCTCCCCGGTGCGTTCCTTCGGTCCCGACGCGGTGCGGGCGTTCACCGAGGGTCGACCCTTCGACTGCTTCGGCGCCGGCTGGGAACTCACCCGCAGCCACATCCGTTCGCCCCGGACAGGCGACGGGCGTATGCGACTCCTGCACGAGATGACGGAGTTCGACCCTGCCGGTGGGCCCTGGGGGCGCGGCTGTCTGCGGGCCGTCACCCCGGTCTCACCCGACGACTGGTTCTTCGAGGGCCACTTCCCCGAGGACCCGTGCATGCCGGGCACCCTCATGTTCGAAGGCTGCCTGCAGGCCATGGCGTTCCATCTCGCCGCCCTCGGCTGCACCGTCGACCGCGACGGCTGGCGCTTCGAACCGGCCCCGGGCAACCCCGTGCCGATGCTCTGCCGAGGCCAAGTGACGCCTGACAGCAGGAAGTTGACGTACGAGGTGTTCGTGTCGGGGCTGTCCACCGGACCCGAACCGGAACTGGTGGCGGACGTGCTGTGCACGGTCGACGGAGTCAAGGCATTCCATGCGCGGGGGGTCCGGCTGAGGCTCGTCCCGGACTGGCCGCTGACCCACTGGCGGCACCTGGGACCCGCCGCGGTCCAGCCGACCGGCGCGCCCGTCCCGCACCGCGCGCTGGCCGGTCTCGCGGGCCATCACGAGACGACGGCGATCGCCGAAGCCCAGGGCTTCCTCTACGACTACGCCTCGATGCTCGCCTGCGCGTGGGGCAAACCGAGTGAGGCCTTCGGCGCCGCCTACGCCCCGTTCGACAGCGCCCGCAGGCTGGCGCGGCTCCCGGGGCCGCCGTTCCACTTCATGAGCCGAGCCGTCGCCGTGGAGGGCCCCGCCTGGGTACCGAAGGCGGGCAGCACGGTGGAGGTGGAGTACGACGTTCCGGACGAGGTCTGGTACTTCGAGCAGAACGGCTTCGCCGTCATGCCGCTCGGCGTGCTCATGGAGGTCGTCCTGCAGGCCAGCGGCTGGCTGGCCTCTTATGTCGGCAGCGCCCTAGGTCACGACGAGGACCTGTTGTTCCGCAACCTCGACGGCACGGGAACAGTCCTGCGGGAGATCCGGCCCGGCACAGAGGTGCTGCGCACCCGAACCCGCCTGCTCGACATCGCGCACAGCGGCGACATGATCATCGAGACGTTCGGGGTGGAGTGCTTCGCCGACGGCGAACCGGTGTTCACGCTCACCACCATGTTCGGCTTCTTCCCGCCGGCGGCGTTCGAGAACCAGATCGGACTGCCGCCGACCGACGACGAACGGCGGGCCCTGGAACGGCCGTGCGACATCCGTGTCGATCTCGGCCCCCGGCCCGCGAAGTACTTCGACGGGCCGCTCCACCTGCCCGGTCCGATGCTGCTGATGCTCGACCGGGTCACCGGCTGGTGGCCGGACGGCGGCCGCGCCGGGCTCGGGAGGCTGCGGGCGGAGAAGGACGTGGACGCCGACGAATGGTTCTTCAAGGCCCACTTCTTCCAGGACCCGGTCCAGCCGGGATCCCTGGGCGTGCAGGCCATGTACCAACTCCTCCAGTTCTACGCCATGGAGAGCGGACTGGGTGACGGTCTGCGCCGGCCGCGTTTCGAACCGGTACTCCCCGGACGCCCGGTCACCTGGAAGTACCGGGGCCAGGTGACCCCGCGCAACAAGACGATCACCGTCGAACTGGAGGTGACCGAGACCGGCGAGACCGAACGCGGGCCCTACGCCGTCGCCGAGGCCTGGATGTGGGCCGACGGCACCCGCATCTACCGCGTGACGGACCTCGGTATCGGGCTGACCGAGGACGACGGCTGA